The Brevundimonas vesicularis genome includes the window GGCGCCGCGCCGGTCTGCGTATTTCATCTGCGCCTTCATGCCGGCGCGACCCAGATAAAGCTCGGCGGCGATCCCGGCGGCGCGCAGTTCGGCGACGGCGATCAGATAATGAGCCATGTCGTCCTCGGAGAAGACGATGACGACCACGGGGCCGCGCACGGCGTCCTCAGCGCCTCGTCCCGCCGCGCGCAGGGCCGAGGCCAGACGCGAGACGCCGAAGGAGAAGCCGGTCGCCGGCGTGCTCTGACCGGTGAAGCGGGCGACCAGATCATCATAGCGGCCGCCGCCGCCGATGGAGCCGAAGCGGACGGGACGACCCTTGTCGTCAACCGTGTCCAGCAGCAGTTCGGCCTCGAACACGGCGCCGGTGTAATATTCCAGGCCGCGCACGATGGTCGGATCGAACTTCACGGCGTCCTGGCCGACCGACATGGCGGCCAGCGCCCGGTCGATGGCGGCCAGTTCGTTGAGCGCCGCCTCGCCCGCCGCGCCGAGGTCGCCGGAGTGCGCGACGGCGTGCAGCGTCTCGGCTCGCGACAGGCCGGGGGTATTGGCCGAGGCCAGAAACGCCTCGATGGCGGCCGTGACCTTGGCGGGCAGCTGGGCGCCCTTGGTGTAGTCGCCCGAGTCGTCCAGACGCCCTTCGCCCAGCAGTTGGACCACGCCCTCCCAGCCCAGGCGGTCGAACTTGTCGATAGCGCGCAGGGCGGTCAGTCGCTGACCGGCCTCGGTCACGCCGCCGGCGTCGAACAGGCCGTCGAACAGCTTGCGGTTCGAAACGCGGATCTGGGCCTGGCCGGCGTCCAGACCGGCGGCGCGCAGGCCTTCGCAGCCCATGGCGATGATTTCGGCGTCGGCCTCGGGCCGGTCGGAGCCGACAGTGTCGGCGTCGCACTGCCAGAACTCGCGGAATCGGCCGGGGCCAGGCTTTTCATTGCGCCAGACGGGGCCATAGGCATAGCGGCGGAACGGCTTGGGCAGGGTTTCCCAGGTCTGGGCCGCGAACCGGGCCAGGGGCGCGGTGTGGTCGTAGCGCAAGGCCATCCATTCGCCCGGCTCGTCCGATCCGGCGTCGTCCTGTAGTGCGAAGACGCCCTCGTTCGGCCGATCGGCGTCGGGCAGGAACTTGCCCAGCGCATCGGCATATTCGAAGGCTGGCGTCTCCAGCGGCTCGAAGCCCCAGCGCTCATAAACCTCTGACACGCGCGCGACGATGCGCCGCTCGGCGGTCAGGTCACGGCCGCGCTTGTCGGCGAAGCCGCGCGGATTGCGGGCGAGGGGGCGGGGAGGCGCGGCGTCGGTCATGGCGCGCGCTTAAGCCAAGGCGCCCTTGATCGCAAATTTTGCACGGCGGCTGACGTAAAGACAGCTACCGTCGGCGCCATGCAATGGTCTGTTCCTAAAGACGAAATCCTGATATCGGGCGGAACCGCTGTGCGGATTTTTCGTTGATGGCGCATGACGCCCCACGCCCTTCTCGTTCCGCGCACCTGCAACACCTCCGATCGTCGCACGATCCGGTGGTGGGAGTGCGAGCTGGTCGATGACGCGGGGTCGCGGCGGATGCAGAACCAGGCCTTTTTCTCGATCCGAGAAGCCCGGTCATGGGCGTCGGCCCAGGGCTATCCCATCAGCGACGACGCCGCCGCCGCGGCCGAGCTCTGATGTCAGAGGCGGCGCCGAGCGGCGTTCTGACGGCCGAAGCTTTCGATACGCCGCGCATTCTTCTCGCCGGCGCGGTCGATTACGCCATGTACGACCGCTTCCGCCAGCAGATGGCGGAGGCGCCCGACACCGGGCTGACCGTCATCGAACTGTCCACCCTGGGCGGTGATCCGGAGGTGGCGCGCATGATGGGCGAGGACGTGCGCTTTCAAAGCGACATCAATCCGTCCCGCCGGCTGGTCTTTCTGGGCAAGGCGGCGATCTATTCCGCCGGCGCCACCTTCATGAGCTTCTTTGCGGTGGAGAACCGCTATCTGACGCGGGGCGCGCGAGTGATGATCCATGAGCGCAAGATGGATAAGCAACTGCATGTCTCGGGGCCGCTGACGACCTGCATCGCCTCGGTTCGCGCCATGCTGAACGAGCTGGAACACTCCATCGCCATCCAGAACGAAGGTTTCGAGAATCTGGTGCGCGGATCGTCGGTCACGATGGAGGAGGTGCTGAAACGCGCCCCCGCCAACTGGTACATCGAGGCCCAGGAGGCCAAGGCGCTGGGCCTGATCGCCGAAGTGATCTGACCCGCCTGACGGGTCAGGCCTGAAGCGTTTCCACGGTTAGATTGCCGTTGGTGTAGACGCAGATTTCGGCGGCGATCTTCATGGCCTTGCGCGCGACCTGTTCGGCGTCCAGATCGGTTTCCTCGATCAGGGCGCGGGCGGCCGACAGGGCGTAGTTGCCGCCCGAACCCACGGCGGCGACGCCATATTCCGGCTCCAGCACATCGCCGACGCCCGTTACGGTGAAGATGGACGACTTGTCCGCCACCAGCAGCATGGCTTCCAGACGGCGCAAATAGCGGTCGGTGCGCCAATCCTTGGCGAGATCGACGCAGGCGCGCGCCAGCTGATCAGGATACTGCTCCAGCTTCGCCTCAAGCCGTTCGATCAGGGTGAAGGCGTCGGCCGTGGCGCCGGCAAAGCCGGCCAGCACCTTGCCGCCGGCCAGAGTGCGCACCTTGCGGGCGGCGCCCTTGACGATCGTCGGGCCCATCGAGACCTGGCCGTCGCCGGCGATCACGGTGCGTCCGTTCTTGCGCACCGCCAGAATGGTGGTGCCGTGCCAGTCGGGGAAGTTGGATGCGGTCTGGGTCATGACGATCAGATGGCGCGGCCGGGGGCCGGCATCAAGTCTGTCGCGCCTCGGTGTAACACTGTCTTATTTTGACCCCAATATTGGCTAGAAGGCGCAATCCGCTTTCGCGGTTCTTTGAAATCGAGGGACAGGTTTTGCTTTACCGCGTCGTTTTCGTGAGTGAAATGATCGGTGGCGCCAACCACACGATCCAGTCGCTTGCCGAAATCCTCGGCGCGTCGGAGCGAAACAATCGCCGCGACGAGATCGGCAGCGCCATGCTGTTCTACGAGGGCGAGATGGCCCAGGTCATCGAGGGCGCCCGTGCGGACCTGGACCGCCTGATGTCGCGCCTCTGGAAAGACCCGCGTCATCACAACATCCGCGTCCTGGATGATCGGCCCGTCATGCAGCGGCGGATGCGCGAACCCGCGCGGCTGTGCGCCCTCAGCACCCAGCAGGCCGCCGACATTCTGCGCGGACGACGCCTGAGCGATCTGTCCAGCGCGGGTCTGGAAAAGCTGCTGTCGTGCGAACACGTGCGGATGGCCGCCTGAGGCGATAGGCCCCTCGCGTCGGGATTTGTGCGGCGCTAGATAGGGCGGTGATCTTTTCCGAAGACGAAGTCGAACGCTATGCGCGCCATCTGGTCCTGTCCGAATTGGGCGGGCCGGGGCAGCAGGCGCTGAAGCGCGCGCGGGTGTTGATCGTCGGCGCGGGCGGCGTGGGATCGCCGGTGGCGCTCTATCTGGCGGCGGCGGGCGTCGGGACCCTGGGCCTGATCGACAACGATGTTGTGGGTCTGTCCAATCTGCAGAGGCAGATCGCCTTTTCGACGGCGCAGGTCGGCCGGTCGAAGGTCGAGGCGGCGGCGGAACGGCTGGTCGGCCTCAATCCGCATGTCGCGGTCGAAACCTTCGCCGAACGGATCACCGCCGAAAATGCGGCGACGCGGATCGGAGCCTTCGACATCGTGCTGGACGGGACCGACGATTTCCAGACCCGGCTGTGGGTCAACGCGGCCTGTGTTGCGGCGAGCAAGCCGCTGGTGTCTGGGGCGCTGGGCCGCTGGAACGGGCAGGTCGGCGTGTTTGCGGGCCAGCCCTGCTATCAATGCCTGGTGCCCGAGGTTCCGCCGGATGCCGAAACCTGTGCGCGCGTCGGCGTCGTGGGCGCTCTGACCGGCGTGATCGGGTCGATGGCGGCGCTTGAGGTCGTCAAGCTGATCACCGGCGCGGGCGAGGCCCTGACGGGACGGCTGATGCTGTATGACGGTCTGGCAGGCTCGGCGCGGACCGTGCGGGTCGCCGCTGATCCGGAATGCCCGGTCTGCGGCTGACGCTCAGGCGGCCGTCGCGAAACGGATGTCGGCCAGATCCAAGTCAGGCAGCGGCGGAGCGAAGCCCAGCGCCGGGTTGCTGAGCACCGTCACCAGACGTTCGCCGCAATAGAGATAGAGGGTTTCGAACCCGACCCAGTTGCGGGCGATCGCCTCCAGCGCCTGATTGGCCGTCGTGTCGTTCGCCGCGTCGAGGACGCAGATGTCCCGCACCGGAACGCCGGGCAGGTTGACGATGCAGTAGTAGGAGTCCAACGCACACTTCCTCGATCAGGACGCCGGAAACGAAGCGCGTTTACGACGGTTCCTCCCCTGCCAGCGGTTTTCGACAGCCGTGTGAGTTCGGTCCGACAGACTTGTGAAAAGGAGGCCTGATGGCCCGACGTCCCGCCTCGCCCAAACGCCTGAACGCCGCAAATCTCAGCGGCTTGGGCGCTGAGCGTCTGGGCGAACTGCTGATGCAGGCGGCGGATGCGGATGCGATCCTGAAGCGGCGGCTCAGGCTGGTGATGGCGGCTGAGGCGGGGCCGGATCTGCTGGCTCTGGAAATCGACAAGCGATTGACAACCATCGCGGCCAGCCGCGCGCGCGTGTCGTGGCGAAAGCGGCCGGACCTGCTGCGCGATCTGGAGATTCTGCGGGCTGCAATCGTCGAGGATTTGGCCGAGGCCGCGCCGGCGATGGGGTTGGAGCGATTGATCGGCTGGTTCGACCTGTTTCGCGGCTTGGCGACGCGGGTCAAGGATCAGAAGGGCGAACTGGCCGACGCGTTCGAAACGGCAGCCTCGGACCTGTGGCGGATCGCCGAGGCTGCGGTTCGGACGGACGAAAGCACAGTGGGTCTGCTGGCGGAGGCGGTGGCGCGGCAACCGCTCGAATACGCCCGCTGGATCGGCGCGGGCGGCGACGATCTGACGGCGGACATGGCCAAGAGGCTGCTGGATCGTCTCGATACTGCATCCAGCGCGCGCGGCATGCGGACGGTCGTGCGACGGCTGGCCGACCGGGCGGGCGATCTGGACCTGTGGCTGTCGATGACGACGCCGGAGGAACAGGGCTCGCCGGATTTTGCGGCGGTGATGGCCAAGCGGCTGCTGGTCGCGGACCGTGTGCCCGAAGCGCGTCAGGCGCTGGAGGCGGCGCTCAAGCCTTCGGCGGGCAACCGGCGCTGGACCTTCGGGCGATCGCCGCAGGCCGAACCGCCGGTCCTGACGCCGGCATGGGAGGCGACCTCGATCGACCTCTTGGAAGCCGAGGGCCGCAAGGAAGAGGCGCAGGGCCTGCGTTGGGCGATGTTCGAGCGCGACCTGTCCGCTCCGTTGCTGCGGGCCTATCTGGCGCGCCTGCCGGACTTCGACGATGTGGAAGCGCTGGACCGCGCCTTGGCTCACGCCGCGACCTACGCCGATGTAGAGACGGCGCTGGGGTTTCTGATGGACTGGCCCGCGCACCGCGAGGCCGCCGCCCTGGTCGAGCGCCGCATTCGCGAGGTGCGCGCGCCGCTGCCGCTCAAGGCCGACTGGGCGGCGCGGCTGGCGCAAAAATATCCCGATGCGGCCGAGCGTTTGCTGGCTGCGCCCTAAAGCATTGCGGGGATGACCCGATCCGGCGGGCGGTGGCCGTTCTGGTAGGTCATGACGTTGGCGATGACGCGGTCGCCCATGTCCTGGCGCGCTTCCAACGTGGCGGAACCCAGGTGGGGCAGGAGCACGACATTGGATTGACCCAGCAGGCCATGATGGATGGCGGGCTCGTTCTCGAAAACGTCCAGGCCGACGCCGGACAGAGCGCGCATGGCTACCGCCTGGGCCAGGGCCGCCTCGTCGATCAGTTCTCCGCGCGCCGTGTTGATCAGGATGGCGTGGGGCTGGAGCCGGGCCAGGCGTTCGGCTGACAGCAGATGGTGGGTGTCCTTCGTCGCCGGACAGTTCAGCGAGACGATGTCCATCCGCGCCAGCATCTGGTCCAGGTCGTCCCAGTAGGTCGCGCCCAGCTCTTCCTCAATCAAGGCCGGGACGGGCTTGCGATTGTGATAGTGGACCTGAAGCCCGAAGGCCTTGGCGCGGCGGGCCAGGGCCTGGCCGATCCGGCCCATGCCGACGATACCCAGCCGCTTGCCCCAAAGCTTGCGTCCGCACATCCAGGTCGGGGTCCAGCCCTCGAACCGGCCTTCGGCCACCACCTGGGCGCCCTCGACGATGCGGCGGCTGACGGCCAGGATCAGGCTCATGGCCAGGTCGGCGGTGTCCTCGGTCAGGACGCCGGGGGTGTTGGTGACGGTGATGCCGCGCGCCACGGCCGCATCGACGTCGATATGGTCCACACCGGCGCCGAAGTTGGCGATCATCTTCAACTGCTCGCCTGCGCCATTGATCAGGTCGGCGTCGATGACGTCTGTGATGGTGGGCACCAGAACCTCGGCCCGCTGGACGGCGGCCCGCAGCGCGGCGCGATCCATCGGCTGATCCTTCAGGTTCAGCTCGGCGTCGAACAACTCGCGCATGCGCGTTTCGACCGCGTCGGGCAGGCGTCTGGTTAATACGACCTTAAGCTTGCGGGGGGACATTCTCGGCCTTGGTTAGCGGGCGGCGATTCAGACGGATCAAAGCCCGCGCGACGGGTCGTTCCAATCAGTGTCTAGCAAAGCCGCCGCCATCTTCCAAAGCCTGCGACGCCGCATCGCCATCGTGGGAGCCGTTCTCGGCCTCGGCGTGATGGCCAGCGCCGGCGCGACCATGCCCGACGGCCGCCCGACGCCGACGGGGCTTGAGGTGCCGCGCTGGATTTCGCTGAAGTCCTCGCACGTCCGCGCGCGCCAGGGGCCGGGCCTGGATTATCCGATCCTGTGGGAATATCGGGCCGCCGGGCTGCCGGTTCAGGTGATCGCCGAGACGACCGAATGGCGCAAGATCTGCGATCCCGACGGCGCCGTGGCCTGGATCCACCGCACGGTGTCGTCGGGCCGGCGCTATGTTTTCAACACGACTGCCGAGGAAGTGCCGATCCGGTCCGGCCGATCCGAGACGGCGTCGGTGCGGGCGCGCCTGTCGCCGCGCGCCCTGGTGATGCTGGACGAATGCGAAGAGGGCTGGTGCAAGGTCCGGGCGCGACGGCTGGAGGGTTTCGTGGCCCAGCGGGCCGTGTTCGGCACCCAAGAACGCGCACTGTGCAACGCCAATCGCCCCGCGGGCACGGGTCGCAACTGACCGCACGCTGTTGAGCGAAGCGGCGCGGTCGTGTAACCCGCGCGCAACGCCTTAAGAAACGGAAGCGCCTTGACCCAGTCCCAATATCCTTCGTCCTTCGATCATGAGGCCCTGCTGGCCTCGGGCCGCGGCGAGCTGTTCGGTCCCGGCAACGCCCAGCTGCCCGCCCCGCCGATGCTGATGTTCGACCGCATCACCACGATCAATGCGGACGGCGGAGAGCACGGCAAGGGCTATGTCGAGGCCGAACTCGACATCCATCCCGACCTCTGGTTCTTCCAATGCCACTTCATCGGCGACCCCGTCATGCCGGGCTGCCTGGGCCTGGACGCCATGTGGCAGCTGGTCGGCTTCTATCTGGGCTGGATCGGCGGTCCCGGCCGCGGCCGCGCCCTGGGCGTCGGCGAGGTCAAGTTCACCGGCCAGGTCACCCCGGACGTCAAGAAGGTGGTCTATAAGATCAACCTGAAACGCGTCATCAACCGCAAGCTGGTCATGGGCATCGCCGACGGCGTGCTGGAGGCCGACGGCCAGGTCATCTACACCTGCAACGACATGCGGGTCGGCCTGTTCGGCGCCAAGGAAGAGGCGGCGGGCGGTTAACGCCCCTATATAACCGCGAACAAGGCGGACGGTCCTCGGACCAGGAAGCATCAAGAAGGAAACACCATGCGTCGTGTCGTCGTCACCGGCCTGGGCATCGTCTCTTCCATCGGCCACGGCGCCGAGGAGGTGACCCAGTCCCTGCGCGAAGCCCGGTCGGGCGTCGTTCATGCCCCCGACCACGCCAAATACGGCTTCCGCAGCCAGGTCTGGGCGCCGCCCAAGATCGGTCCGTGGGAAGAGCTGGTCGACCGTCGCGCCGCCCGCTTCCTGGCCAACGGCACGGCTTGGGGCCACATCGCCTTCGAAGAAGCGCTGAAGTCGTCGGGCATGACGGCGGACGAGATCAAGGATG containing:
- the hisS gene encoding histidine--tRNA ligase; translated protein: MTDAAPPRPLARNPRGFADKRGRDLTAERRIVARVSEVYERWGFEPLETPAFEYADALGKFLPDADRPNEGVFALQDDAGSDEPGEWMALRYDHTAPLARFAAQTWETLPKPFRRYAYGPVWRNEKPGPGRFREFWQCDADTVGSDRPEADAEIIAMGCEGLRAAGLDAGQAQIRVSNRKLFDGLFDAGGVTEAGQRLTALRAIDKFDRLGWEGVVQLLGEGRLDDSGDYTKGAQLPAKVTAAIEAFLASANTPGLSRAETLHAVAHSGDLGAAGEAALNELAAIDRALAAMSVGQDAVKFDPTIVRGLEYYTGAVFEAELLLDTVDDKGRPVRFGSIGGGGRYDDLVARFTGQSTPATGFSFGVSRLASALRAAGRGAEDAVRGPVVVIVFSEDDMAHYLIAVAELRAAGIAAELYLGRAGMKAQMKYADRRGAPAVVILGGDEIAAGEVTIKDLDAGRAAAAAITDNDAWKAERPGQMKVPREGLVAAIRSIIE
- a CDS encoding ClpP family protease; translation: MSEAAPSGVLTAEAFDTPRILLAGAVDYAMYDRFRQQMAEAPDTGLTVIELSTLGGDPEVARMMGEDVRFQSDINPSRRLVFLGKAAIYSAGATFMSFFAVENRYLTRGARVMIHERKMDKQLHVSGPLTTCIASVRAMLNELEHSIAIQNEGFENLVRGSSVTMEEVLKRAPANWYIEAQEAKALGLIAEVI
- the hslV gene encoding ATP-dependent protease subunit HslV translates to MTQTASNFPDWHGTTILAVRKNGRTVIAGDGQVSMGPTIVKGAARKVRTLAGGKVLAGFAGATADAFTLIERLEAKLEQYPDQLARACVDLAKDWRTDRYLRRLEAMLLVADKSSIFTVTGVGDVLEPEYGVAAVGSGGNYALSAARALIEETDLDAEQVARKAMKIAAEICVYTNGNLTVETLQA
- a CDS encoding BLUF domain-containing protein; this translates as MIGGANHTIQSLAEILGASERNNRRDEIGSAMLFYEGEMAQVIEGARADLDRLMSRLWKDPRHHNIRVLDDRPVMQRRMREPARLCALSTQQAADILRGRRLSDLSSAGLEKLLSCEHVRMAA
- a CDS encoding HesA/MoeB/ThiF family protein translates to MIFSEDEVERYARHLVLSELGGPGQQALKRARVLIVGAGGVGSPVALYLAAAGVGTLGLIDNDVVGLSNLQRQIAFSTAQVGRSKVEAAAERLVGLNPHVAVETFAERITAENAATRIGAFDIVLDGTDDFQTRLWVNAACVAASKPLVSGALGRWNGQVGVFAGQPCYQCLVPEVPPDAETCARVGVVGALTGVIGSMAALEVVKLITGAGEALTGRLMLYDGLAGSARTVRVAADPECPVCG
- a CDS encoding DUF6880 family protein, giving the protein MARRPASPKRLNAANLSGLGAERLGELLMQAADADAILKRRLRLVMAAEAGPDLLALEIDKRLTTIAASRARVSWRKRPDLLRDLEILRAAIVEDLAEAAPAMGLERLIGWFDLFRGLATRVKDQKGELADAFETAASDLWRIAEAAVRTDESTVGLLAEAVARQPLEYARWIGAGGDDLTADMAKRLLDRLDTASSARGMRTVVRRLADRAGDLDLWLSMTTPEEQGSPDFAAVMAKRLLVADRVPEARQALEAALKPSAGNRRWTFGRSPQAEPPVLTPAWEATSIDLLEAEGRKEEAQGLRWAMFERDLSAPLLRAYLARLPDFDDVEALDRALAHAATYADVETALGFLMDWPAHREAAALVERRIREVRAPLPLKADWAARLAQKYPDAAERLLAAP
- a CDS encoding 2-hydroxyacid dehydrogenase produces the protein MSPRKLKVVLTRRLPDAVETRMRELFDAELNLKDQPMDRAALRAAVQRAEVLVPTITDVIDADLINGAGEQLKMIANFGAGVDHIDVDAAVARGITVTNTPGVLTEDTADLAMSLILAVSRRIVEGAQVVAEGRFEGWTPTWMCGRKLWGKRLGIVGMGRIGQALARRAKAFGLQVHYHNRKPVPALIEEELGATYWDDLDQMLARMDIVSLNCPATKDTHHLLSAERLARLQPHAILINTARGELIDEAALAQAVAMRALSGVGLDVFENEPAIHHGLLGQSNVVLLPHLGSATLEARQDMGDRVIANVMTYQNGHRPPDRVIPAML
- a CDS encoding SH3 domain-containing protein, producing the protein MSSKAAAIFQSLRRRIAIVGAVLGLGVMASAGATMPDGRPTPTGLEVPRWISLKSSHVRARQGPGLDYPILWEYRAAGLPVQVIAETTEWRKICDPDGAVAWIHRTVSSGRRYVFNTTAEEVPIRSGRSETASVRARLSPRALVMLDECEEGWCKVRARRLEGFVAQRAVFGTQERALCNANRPAGTGRN
- the fabA gene encoding 3-hydroxyacyl-[acyl-carrier-protein] dehydratase FabA produces the protein MTQSQYPSSFDHEALLASGRGELFGPGNAQLPAPPMLMFDRITTINADGGEHGKGYVEAELDIHPDLWFFQCHFIGDPVMPGCLGLDAMWQLVGFYLGWIGGPGRGRALGVGEVKFTGQVTPDVKKVVYKINLKRVINRKLVMGIADGVLEADGQVIYTCNDMRVGLFGAKEEAAGG